The Brassica oleracea var. oleracea cultivar TO1000 chromosome C6, BOL, whole genome shotgun sequence genome includes a region encoding these proteins:
- the LOC106296369 gene encoding CBS domain-containing protein CBSX3, mitochondrial isoform X2, with the protein MKAFVRGLIARANLEMPKIQRKWAWKESAGFGGVTPPPPPPEKGLENLTVADVLLTKDTDGGGGGKVDTLISCRTNDTVFDAMAKHNIGSLVVLRPGDQQYIAGIVTERDYMKKIIGAGRSSKVTKVGEVMTDESKLVSVSSGTNIIKAMQLMSENHIRHVPVIDGKIVGMISMVDVVRAIVDHQNGELKRLNQFIKGDYY; encoded by the exons ATGAAAGCTTTTGTGAGAGGTCTAATAGCAAGAGCTAATCTTGAGATGCCAAAGATTCAGAGGAAATGGGCATGGAAGGAATCGGCCGGTTTTGGTGGCGTTACTCCGCCTCCTCCGCCGCCGGAGAAAGGGTTGGAGAATTTGACGGTGGCGGATGTCTTGTTGACAAAAGACACTGACGGCGGCGGCGGCGGCAAAGTTGACACGTTGATCTCCTGCCGTACCAACGACACCGTTTTTGACGCA ATGGCAAAGCATAATATTGGATCGTTGGTCGTGCTAAGACCTGGAGACCAGCAATACATTGCAGGAATTGTCACAGAGAGAG ACTATATGAAAAAGATCATTGGGGCGGGAAGATCATCAAAGGTTACAAAAGTTGGAGAAGTTATGACAGATGAG AGCAAGTTGGTCAGTGTTTCGTCGGGGACAAACATAATCAAAGCAATGCAGCTTATGTCAG AGAATCATATAAGACATGTACCGGTGATTGACGGTAAGATAGTGGGGATGATCTCTATGGTTGATGTCGTTAGAGCAATTGTAGACCATCAAAATGGCGAGCTCAAGCGCTTGAATCAGTTCATCAAAGGAGACTATTACTAG
- the LOC106296368 gene encoding tubby-like F-box protein 6 (The sequence of the model RefSeq protein was modified relative to this genomic sequence to represent the inferred CDS: added 1 base not found in genome assembly) produces the protein MPFKKMVRELWGRNKAVGRSHIAPEASSSASSSPSTEQSIWVDLPPELLLDIIHRIESGQSLWPGRRDVVACASVCRSWREMTKDEVVKAPQLSGLLTFPVSLTQPGPRDAPIQCFIKRERATGIYRLYLGLSPALSGDKSKLLLSAKKVRRATGMEFVVSLSGNDFSRSSTSYIGKLRSNFLGTKFTVYEIQPPPVYSERSSNRKLPPSMRVSPWVSSSTQSYNMASILYELNVLRTRGPRRMQCIMNSIPVSSIQEGGQVHSPTEFTNLGNKKNKKKSVMDFCTGNMGGESVVKEPLVLKNKSPRWHEQLQCWCLNFKGRVTVASVKNFQLIAAAAEAGKNMNIPEEEQERVILQFGKIGKDIFTMDYRYPISAFQAFAICLSSFDTKPVCQ, from the exons TGCCTTTCAAGAAGATGGTTCGTGAGCTTTGGGGTCGTAACAAAGCCGTCGGAAGGTCTCACATTGCTCCTGAAGCGTCTTCTTCTGCGTCGTCTTCTCCATCGACTGAACAGAGCATTTGGGTTGATTTGCCTCCTGAGTTGCTTCTTGACATCATCCATCGGATTGAGTCTGGACAGTCTTTGTGGCCTGGGAGGAGAGACGTCGTTGCTTGCGCCTCTGTTTGTAGGTCGTGGAGGGAGATGACTAAAGATGAAGTTGTTAAAGCTCCTCAGCTCTCTGGTCTCCTCACTTTTCCTGTTTCGCTAACACAG CCTGGTCCTAGAGATGCTCCGATTCAGTGCTTTATCAAACGAGAAAGAGCCACTGGGATATACCGTCTCTACCTCGGTTTAAGCCCTG CTCTTTCTGGCGACAAGAGTAAGCTCTTACTGTCGGCTAAGAAAGTCAGGAGGGCGACCGGTATGGAGTTTGTTGTATCCTTGTCGGGAAATGACTTCTCAAGAAGTAGCACTAGTTACATTGGGAAACTTAG ATCTAATTTCCTTGGAACTAAGTTCACGGTCTACGAAATCCAACCACCTCCGGTTTATTCCGAAAGATCGTCTAACCGGAAACTACCACCATCCATGCGTGTGTCTCCATGGGTATCATCTTCAACTCAGAGTTACAACATGGCGTCGATCTTGTATGAGCTGAATGTCCTCAGAACCAGAGGTCCAAGAAGAATGCAATGTATCATGAACAGCATCCCTGTTTCTTCGATTCAAGAAGGCGGACAAGTTCATTCTCCGACCGAGTTCACAAACCTAGGAAATAAGAAGAACAAGAAGAAGTCGGTGATGGATTTCTGCACAGGGAACATGGGAGGAGAATCCGTTGTAAAGGAACCATTAGTCCTGAAAAACAAGTCACCGAGATGGCACGAGCAGCTCCAGTGCTGGTGCCTAAACTTCAAAGGACGAGTCACGGTCGCCTCCGTGAAAAACTTCCAGCTAATTGCAGCTGCTGCAGAAGCGGGGAAGAACATGAACATACCAGAGGAGGAGCAAGAGAGAGTGATATTACAGTTTGGGAAGATAGGGAAAGATATTTTCACCATGGATTATCGTTACCCGATCTCCGCATTCCAAGCGTTTGCCATTTGTTTAAGCAGCTTCGACACGAAGCCTGTCTGCCAATGA
- the LOC106296369 gene encoding CBS domain-containing protein CBSX3, mitochondrial isoform X1: MKAFVRGLIARANLEMPKIQRKWAWKESAGFGGVTPPPPPPEKGLENLTVADVLLTKDTDGGGGGKVDTLISCRTNDTVFDAVKNMAKHNIGSLVVLRPGDQQYIAGIVTERDYMKKIIGAGRSSKVTKVGEVMTDESKLVSVSSGTNIIKAMQLMSENHIRHVPVIDGKIVGMISMVDVVRAIVDHQNGELKRLNQFIKGDYY; this comes from the exons ATGAAAGCTTTTGTGAGAGGTCTAATAGCAAGAGCTAATCTTGAGATGCCAAAGATTCAGAGGAAATGGGCATGGAAGGAATCGGCCGGTTTTGGTGGCGTTACTCCGCCTCCTCCGCCGCCGGAGAAAGGGTTGGAGAATTTGACGGTGGCGGATGTCTTGTTGACAAAAGACACTGACGGCGGCGGCGGCGGCAAAGTTGACACGTTGATCTCCTGCCGTACCAACGACACCGTTTTTGACGCAGTTAAGAAT ATGGCAAAGCATAATATTGGATCGTTGGTCGTGCTAAGACCTGGAGACCAGCAATACATTGCAGGAATTGTCACAGAGAGAG ACTATATGAAAAAGATCATTGGGGCGGGAAGATCATCAAAGGTTACAAAAGTTGGAGAAGTTATGACAGATGAG AGCAAGTTGGTCAGTGTTTCGTCGGGGACAAACATAATCAAAGCAATGCAGCTTATGTCAG AGAATCATATAAGACATGTACCGGTGATTGACGGTAAGATAGTGGGGATGATCTCTATGGTTGATGTCGTTAGAGCAATTGTAGACCATCAAAATGGCGAGCTCAAGCGCTTGAATCAGTTCATCAAAGGAGACTATTACTAG